In the Peptoclostridium acidaminophilum DSM 3953 genome, one interval contains:
- a CDS encoding ParB/RepB/Spo0J family partition protein, with the protein MASKNKKDWANSSFTDDFFIKRDDSGKDPFGFMSAKSGAYVLQLELDLLDKAPLEWNFYRPLDEDKMAELVESIEQKGLLHPIVVWEQEAMYPEPARYTILSGHNRVEAFRRLHEATNDPKYAVIMAHVKKPHEIDQEQAKEIVIDTNWVSRQLSAYEKSQSIIRKYMILGSKEKKAHAKGLRRDIIAQEYSITGRQVDNYRKLADLIEPFQEMLRSQDLGVKAGVKLTYFDGDMQQWIYDSFGEAVCDNKVVNAIKAGMSREEFGALFNPEVGEVSVVKIEVPAELREEFVEMARKWIKLKSKQ; encoded by the coding sequence ATGGCAAGTAAAAACAAGAAGGATTGGGCAAATTCGAGCTTTACGGACGATTTTTTCATAAAAAGGGATGACTCGGGCAAGGATCCCTTTGGCTTCATGAGCGCAAAATCAGGGGCATATGTGCTGCAGCTGGAGCTCGATTTGCTCGATAAGGCACCGCTGGAGTGGAACTTCTACAGGCCACTGGACGAAGACAAGATGGCTGAGCTGGTGGAGTCCATAGAGCAAAAAGGTCTGCTGCACCCTATAGTAGTATGGGAGCAGGAAGCCATGTATCCTGAGCCGGCCCGTTACACAATACTTTCAGGGCATAACAGGGTAGAGGCCTTCAGAAGGCTGCATGAGGCGACAAATGATCCAAAGTATGCTGTTATAATGGCGCATGTAAAAAAGCCGCACGAGATAGACCAGGAGCAGGCCAAGGAGATAGTAATAGACACCAACTGGGTGTCAAGGCAGCTGAGCGCATACGAGAAAAGCCAGTCGATCATAAGAAAATACATGATACTTGGCAGCAAGGAAAAGAAGGCGCACGCCAAAGGCCTAAGAAGGGACATAATAGCCCAGGAGTACAGCATCACGGGAAGGCAGGTAGACAACTACAGAAAGCTTGCCGACCTGATAGAGCCGTTCCAGGAGATGCTGAGGAGTCAGGATTTGGGCGTAAAGGCTGGCGTCAAGCTTACGTATTTTGACGGCGACATGCAGCAGTGGATTTATGACAGCTTCGGGGAAGCTGTTTGTGACAACAAGGTTGTAAACGCAATAAAGGCGGGCATGAGCAGGGAGGAATTTGGCGCGCTGTTTAATCCGGAAGTTGGGGAAGTGAGCGTAGTCAAAATAGAAGTGCCTGCGGAGCTAAGGGAAGAATTTGTCGAGATGGCGCGCAAATGGATTAAGCTAAAGTCAAAGCAGTAG
- a CDS encoding AAA family ATPase: protein MARQRGKIFGEKIRHLRDERELTQSALADKAGISIMQIKNIEIGRNGTTKEVAAAIALVLEVRLEEIYIEDFRNTTILTLSNSKGGVGKTSSVLGLAHALSRIDGNKVLIVEADMQRNLSFGLGIPENTGMSLYAALMREDNFAGYIQPTGTDNLDIIIADYSLATVDFELSRKQYQETIFQRGMSEILEKGMYDYVVVDTSPNLGLLNFNILSISDYVIVPVELSAYGLQGLDTIFRYINKIKEVNHKLEILGVLKTKVDRREAVTDTADRALESVFDNVRIFDSYISIDTNVKKAQWSREHISEFDPRSRAAKQYMALAKEVVKYGK from the coding sequence ATGGCTAGGCAGAGAGGCAAAATATTTGGAGAGAAGATCAGGCACTTGCGTGATGAGAGGGAGCTTACTCAAAGCGCGTTGGCTGACAAAGCCGGCATTTCAATAATGCAGATAAAAAATATCGAGATTGGCAGAAACGGGACCACAAAGGAAGTGGCAGCAGCAATAGCCCTGGTTTTGGAAGTCCGATTAGAGGAGATATACATAGAGGACTTTCGCAACACGACAATTTTAACTCTTTCAAATTCAAAGGGCGGGGTCGGAAAGACAAGCTCTGTGCTTGGCCTTGCGCACGCCCTCTCAAGGATAGACGGCAACAAGGTACTCATAGTAGAGGCCGACATGCAAAGGAATCTGAGCTTCGGGCTGGGAATACCGGAAAACACAGGTATGAGTCTGTATGCGGCGCTCATGAGAGAGGACAACTTCGCAGGCTACATACAGCCTACGGGAACTGACAATCTCGACATCATAATAGCCGACTATTCTCTGGCTACTGTAGACTTTGAGCTCTCGAGGAAGCAGTATCAGGAGACGATATTCCAAAGGGGCATGAGCGAGATACTCGAAAAGGGTATGTACGATTACGTTGTTGTAGATACTTCGCCGAATCTTGGGCTTCTCAACTTCAACATACTCAGCATAAGCGACTATGTCATAGTGCCAGTTGAGCTCTCTGCCTACGGCCTGCAGGGGCTTGACACCATATTCAGATATATCAATAAAATAAAGGAAGTCAACCACAAGCTTGAGATACTCGGAGTGCTTAAGACGAAAGTCGACAGGCGGGAGGCCGTCACTGACACAGCGGACCGCGCGCTTGAGTCCGTGTTTGATAATGTGAGAATATTTGACAGTTATATTTCTATAGATACGAATGTAAAGAAGGCGCAATGGAGCAGGGAGCATATAAGCGAATTCGACCCGAGATCCAGGGCGGCAAAGCAGTATATGGCTCTTGCGAAAGAGGTGGTCAAGTATGGCAAGTAA
- the serS gene encoding serine--tRNA ligase, with protein sequence MLDIKFVRENPEIVKENMKKKFQENKLGMVDEVIALDAEFRNSKQEADDLRADRNKLSKQIGGLMAQGKKEEAEELKKKVTAESERLAELETKENELEEKIKQIMMTIPNIIDSSVPIGKDDSENVEVARYGEPAVPDFEVPYHIQIMEKLSGIDLESARKVAGNGFYYLMGDIARLHSAVISYARDFMINRGFTYCIPPYMIRSEVVTGVMSFAEMDAMMYKIEGEDLYLIGTSEHSMIGKFIDTILPEESLPHTLTSYSPCFRKEKGAHGIEERGVYRIHQFEKQEMIVVCKPEDSMMWYDKLWQNTVDFFRTLDIPVRTLECCSGDLADLKVKSVDVEAWSPRQQKYFEVGSCSNLGDAQARRLKIRVNGENSKYFAHTLNNTVVAPPRMLIAFLENNLNADGSVNIPVALQPYMGGMTVIK encoded by the coding sequence ATGCTGGATATTAAATTTGTAAGGGAAAATCCTGAAATTGTTAAGGAAAACATGAAAAAAAAGTTTCAGGAAAATAAGCTTGGTATGGTGGATGAAGTAATAGCTTTAGATGCTGAATTCAGGAATTCAAAGCAGGAGGCAGACGATCTAAGAGCCGATAGAAATAAGCTTTCAAAGCAAATCGGCGGACTAATGGCTCAGGGCAAAAAGGAAGAAGCAGAAGAATTAAAGAAAAAGGTTACTGCGGAATCAGAGCGCCTGGCTGAATTGGAAACAAAAGAAAATGAGCTTGAAGAAAAAATAAAGCAAATAATGATGACTATTCCAAACATAATTGATTCAAGTGTTCCCATAGGCAAGGACGACAGCGAGAATGTGGAAGTGGCTCGCTATGGAGAGCCTGCTGTACCTGATTTTGAAGTGCCATATCACATTCAAATCATGGAAAAATTAAGCGGTATCGATTTGGAAAGCGCTAGGAAGGTTGCAGGCAATGGCTTCTATTACCTTATGGGAGACATAGCAAGGCTTCATTCTGCAGTCATTTCATATGCCAGAGACTTTATGATAAATCGCGGCTTTACATACTGCATACCGCCGTACATGATTCGCAGCGAAGTTGTAACAGGAGTTATGAGTTTTGCAGAAATGGATGCCATGATGTACAAAATTGAAGGTGAAGATCTTTATCTGATAGGAACAAGCGAACACTCGATGATAGGCAAATTCATCGATACAATACTGCCTGAAGAATCTCTGCCTCATACACTCACTAGCTATTCTCCTTGCTTTAGAAAGGAAAAAGGAGCCCACGGCATAGAAGAGAGAGGCGTTTACAGAATACACCAGTTCGAGAAGCAGGAAATGATAGTTGTGTGCAAGCCTGAAGACAGCATGATGTGGTATGACAAGCTGTGGCAAAACACTGTGGACTTCTTCCGCACGCTTGATATACCTGTAAGAACACTAGAGTGCTGTTCTGGCGATCTGGCAGACCTTAAAGTCAAATCGGTTGACGTAGAAGCCTGGTCTCCAAGACAGCAAAAATACTTCGAAGTTGGAAGCTGCTCCAACCTGGGCGATGCGCAGGCTCGTCGTCTGAAAATACGTGTCAACGGCGAAAACAGCAAATATTTCGCACATACACTAAACAATACAGTGGTTGCGCCGCCAAGAATGCTTATAGCCTTCCTGGAGAACAACCTGAATGCAGACGGCTCTGTAAATATTCCTGTTGCACTTCAGCCATACATGGGCGGCATGACAGTAATAAAATAG
- a CDS encoding 4-hydroxy-tetrahydrodipicolinate reductase, translating to MSRIKIGVFGFGQTGKLVVNEFIKDERFNLVWVVRKGKSDIHKYASRLLGYEKDCGEIFSIEEITGDFFKEKQVDVIIDFSDSSGVQYYKGAADAGIRIISAVSKYESEDQKLLYSLADKVAVLHSPNITLGINILLVASQIIQKIAPHADIEIVEEHFKGKREVSGTARKIANVLGLDEQERVNSIRVGGIVGHHEVIFGMPYQTIRLTHDSISRAAFGQGAIFAAIFLRDQPKGIYSMENIVAEMFSKHRPVY from the coding sequence ATGAGCAGAATTAAGATAGGAGTTTTTGGATTTGGACAAACAGGAAAGCTGGTTGTAAACGAGTTCATAAAGGATGAGAGATTCAATCTGGTGTGGGTAGTAAGAAAAGGCAAAAGTGATATTCATAAATATGCAAGCAGGCTGCTGGGCTATGAAAAGGACTGCGGTGAGATTTTTTCGATTGAAGAGATTACAGGCGACTTTTTCAAAGAAAAGCAGGTTGATGTAATAATTGATTTTTCGGACTCGTCAGGAGTGCAATACTACAAGGGAGCTGCGGACGCGGGCATAAGGATAATTTCGGCAGTATCCAAGTATGAGTCTGAAGACCAGAAGCTGCTTTATTCGCTTGCGGACAAGGTTGCCGTTTTGCACTCGCCAAATATAACTTTGGGAATAAACATATTGCTCGTGGCGTCGCAGATAATACAAAAGATAGCTCCGCATGCAGACATAGAGATTGTCGAGGAGCACTTCAAAGGCAAAAGGGAAGTGTCTGGAACTGCCCGCAAAATCGCAAATGTACTTGGGCTGGACGAGCAGGAGCGAGTTAATTCAATTCGAGTAGGAGGTATTGTAGGGCACCACGAGGTCATATTCGGAATGCCCTACCAGACAATACGACTTACGCATGACAGCATAAGCAGGGCGGCATTCGGACAGGGAGCGATATTTGCAGCGATCTTTTTAAGGGATCAGCCCAAAGGAATTTATTCTATGGAGAACATAGTAGCGGAGATGTTTTCCAAGCACAGACCTGTATATTAA
- a CDS encoding zinc ribbon domain-containing protein YjdM codes for MEKLPNCPKCNSEYTYEDGTLLVCPECGHEWTLESEAETGSDEKVVKDANGNILSDGDSVTIIKDLKVKGSSSSLKIGTKVKSIRLVDGDHNIECKIDGFGEMKLKSEFVKKA; via the coding sequence ATGGAAAAATTGCCAAATTGTCCGAAATGCAATTCGGAATATACCTACGAGGATGGAACTCTTCTGGTGTGTCCGGAATGTGGCCATGAGTGGACTCTTGAATCGGAAGCTGAAACAGGCTCAGATGAAAAAGTAGTAAAAGATGCCAACGGAAATATCCTGAGCGATGGAGATTCCGTGACTATAATTAAGGACCTTAAAGTAAAAGGCAGCTCGTCTTCCCTGAAAATAGGCACGAAGGTAAAAAGCATACGACTGGTTGACGGAGACCATAACATCGAATGCAAGATTGACGGCTTCGGGGAGATGAAACTCAAATCAGAATTTGTCAAAAAAGCATAA
- a CDS encoding alpha/beta hydrolase family esterase gives MKKVIKLTDDTPMSFDPAKDGIKMPITGLFEKSVIVTNATVGKRAVKIYIPENAEAGDYFVVLTVPDGEDTVEWMASSGWMTMATQHNIWLYVMEPKDKRWGTIENEMPYIKQAYTNIFATRGKHYLTFATRYLVGYGAGGKALQMFAMKNSITVAAAAFVGASDIDENYLRIMSNSKYEKTDIAFSEVPMLVLLISEKFSGATAAVADYWKKANACVSTSCNFNGGKIYYQEKGSLSQFTPTSCSSVALMEKKRAEYADAALTEMIYKKFLSLYTRYGGFAGGNTLGNRPDHRELGVEIKKITVGDRMREYLIYIPQSVRRSNKAAPVLFYFPGSQQTHKMIFDISRMWEVADDGKFILVIAQGIADINHENWPVWDLTKTIGKNYDLKFIEALVKQIDNDYNIDPGRRYISGHSMGGMLSMLIGMNMSEYFAAMATTSALYIESFMGGPLDVKRDTTRFEPIPFWTFIGEYDIWPYDFNVNMDVKNTLEYWLVRNKAGTFGDHMSKKDGRFLTYEWTNENNIPMVRYTVTMNRAHSIIPKEISLIWDEWFSKWHKDDNGKRIYLDKEVEPI, from the coding sequence TTGAAAAAAGTCATAAAATTAACAGACGATACTCCAATGTCATTTGATCCAGCCAAGGATGGAATTAAAATGCCTATCACAGGTTTATTTGAAAAGTCCGTTATAGTTACAAATGCGACAGTTGGCAAGCGTGCTGTAAAAATTTACATACCCGAAAATGCTGAAGCAGGTGATTATTTTGTCGTTTTAACTGTTCCAGATGGTGAAGATACTGTTGAGTGGATGGCATCGAGCGGTTGGATGACAATGGCCACGCAACATAACATATGGCTGTATGTAATGGAGCCCAAAGACAAAAGATGGGGAACCATTGAGAACGAGATGCCTTATATCAAGCAAGCATATACGAATATTTTTGCCACTAGAGGAAAACATTACCTTACTTTTGCTACAAGGTATCTGGTGGGCTATGGAGCAGGTGGGAAGGCTCTTCAAATGTTCGCCATGAAAAACAGCATAACTGTTGCGGCAGCAGCATTTGTTGGTGCTAGCGATATTGATGAAAATTACCTGCGCATAATGTCAAATAGCAAATATGAAAAAACTGACATTGCGTTTAGTGAAGTGCCTATGCTCGTTTTGCTCATATCCGAAAAATTTTCAGGAGCCACCGCTGCTGTTGCAGATTATTGGAAAAAAGCTAATGCCTGCGTTTCCACCTCCTGTAATTTTAATGGAGGGAAAATCTATTATCAGGAAAAAGGCAGCTTAAGCCAATTTACGCCCACTAGCTGCAGCAGCGTAGCGCTTATGGAAAAGAAAAGGGCGGAATATGCTGATGCTGCTTTAACCGAAATGATATACAAAAAATTTCTTTCTCTATATACTCGCTATGGCGGATTTGCAGGCGGCAATACATTAGGCAATAGACCGGACCACAGGGAACTGGGAGTTGAAATCAAAAAGATTACCGTAGGAGATCGCATGCGAGAATATCTTATATACATTCCCCAAAGTGTTAGGAGAAGCAATAAAGCAGCTCCGGTATTATTCTATTTTCCAGGCAGTCAGCAAACCCATAAGATGATATTCGATATATCGCGCATGTGGGAAGTAGCTGATGATGGGAAATTCATACTCGTTATTGCTCAAGGTATTGCGGATATAAATCATGAAAATTGGCCTGTGTGGGATTTGACAAAGACTATTGGAAAAAATTACGATTTGAAATTTATTGAGGCATTGGTAAAGCAAATAGATAATGACTACAATATTGATCCGGGCAGACGCTATATCAGCGGGCATTCTATGGGCGGCATGTTATCAATGCTTATAGGCATGAATATGTCGGAATATTTCGCTGCAATGGCGACCACATCCGCATTATATATTGAGTCATTCATGGGTGGACCGCTAGACGTTAAAAGGGATACGACCCGATTTGAACCGATACCATTTTGGACGTTTATTGGTGAATACGATATTTGGCCATACGACTTTAATGTGAATATGGATGTGAAAAATACGCTGGAGTATTGGCTTGTTAGAAATAAGGCTGGAACTTTTGGTGACCATATGTCTAAAAAAGATGGCCGTTTTTTAACGTACGAATGGACTAATGAGAATAATATCCCGATGGTGCGTTATACAGTGACAATGAACAGAGCTCATAGCATAATACCTAAAGAGATTTCGCTTATTTGGGATGAATGGTTCTCAAAATGGCATAAAGACGACAATGGCAAAAGAATTTACCTGGATAAAGAAGTAGAACCTATATAA
- the rlmH gene encoding 23S rRNA (pseudouridine(1915)-N(3))-methyltransferase RlmH — protein sequence MNITIVSVGKIKEKYIKLGMDEFQKRLSKYCKLSVIEVADEKAPENMSEKEMENVRRAEGQRTLSNIKEGSYVITLEIGGSMLSSEELAGKMEKLGVSGKSDITFVIGGSIGLSDEVLRRSDYALSFSRMTFPHQLMRLILLEQIYRSYRIIRNEPYHK from the coding sequence ATGAACATAACTATAGTATCGGTAGGAAAGATAAAGGAGAAATACATAAAGCTCGGCATGGATGAATTCCAAAAGAGGCTCTCAAAGTATTGCAAGCTAAGCGTCATAGAGGTGGCCGACGAGAAGGCTCCTGAAAACATGAGCGAAAAAGAGATGGAAAACGTAAGGCGTGCAGAAGGTCAAAGGACACTTTCAAATATAAAGGAAGGCTCATATGTGATAACGCTTGAAATAGGTGGCAGCATGCTCTCGTCCGAGGAGCTCGCCGGCAAGATGGAAAAGCTCGGCGTCAGTGGAAAAAGCGATATCACATTTGTGATAGGAGGCTCGATAGGCTTATCCGACGAGGTGCTAAGGCGCTCTGACTACGCGCTCTCATTCTCAAGGATGACATTCCCCCACCAGCTAATGCGGCTTATACTCCTTGAGCAGATATATAGGAGCTATCGCATAATCCGGAACGAACCCTATCACAAATAA
- the htrA gene encoding serine protease HtrA, whose amino-acid sequence MGKGLVAGIIGAVIGTLLTIYTVFNVLPDSFLRQGSTEEPTKQTLVGTTAKEETVYKAVAKKAMPSVVGITTVTVQQDFFFGDTEQSGVGTGVIVDSRGYILTNAHVISSGQAKNVTVLFYDGTKEEAQVLWYDSLIDLAVIKVEKQDLDVAELGDSDGVEVGDIAIAIGNPLGLEFERSVTQGIISGLNRSIDINQYETMENLIQTDASINPGNSGGPLLDSQGKVIGINTAKIQTAEGLGFAIPIDLAKPIVKQFIEKGRFEKVVLGIQGVNVARYEQASGEDLPAETGVYVLETVSGSAAAKAGIKAGDVIIKIGKADIKSMGNLVRELYKLSPGDETTVTVDRSGKAVELNVKL is encoded by the coding sequence ATGGGAAAAGGACTAGTTGCAGGAATCATAGGTGCAGTGATAGGCACGCTGCTTACAATCTATACGGTATTTAATGTACTGCCCGATTCCTTCTTAAGGCAGGGCTCAACAGAGGAGCCAACCAAGCAGACTCTGGTTGGAACAACGGCAAAGGAGGAAACCGTGTACAAGGCGGTTGCTAAAAAAGCCATGCCTTCTGTTGTCGGGATAACTACGGTGACGGTTCAGCAGGATTTCTTTTTCGGAGACACTGAGCAGAGCGGGGTGGGAACCGGAGTCATAGTTGACTCGAGAGGCTATATACTTACGAATGCCCATGTCATATCGAGCGGGCAGGCTAAAAATGTGACTGTGCTTTTTTACGACGGAACAAAAGAAGAGGCACAGGTGCTCTGGTACGATTCCCTCATTGACCTGGCTGTAATCAAGGTGGAAAAGCAGGACCTTGATGTGGCTGAGCTCGGAGACAGCGACGGCGTTGAGGTCGGAGATATAGCAATAGCAATAGGCAATCCGCTCGGGCTTGAATTCGAAAGATCAGTTACGCAGGGAATAATAAGCGGACTAAACAGGAGCATAGACATAAACCAGTATGAGACAATGGAGAACCTGATTCAGACGGATGCGAGCATAAACCCGGGCAACAGTGGTGGGCCTCTACTCGATTCACAGGGAAAGGTTATAGGTATAAATACTGCAAAAATTCAAACAGCCGAGGGGCTAGGATTTGCAATACCAATAGATCTGGCCAAGCCTATAGTCAAGCAGTTCATAGAAAAAGGCCGGTTTGAAAAGGTAGTACTGGGCATACAGGGAGTAAACGTAGCCAGATATGAGCAGGCATCAGGCGAAGACCTTCCGGCTGAAACAGGAGTATACGTGCTTGAAACTGTATCCGGAAGCGCAGCAGCCAAAGCGGGAATAAAAGCCGGAGACGTAATAATAAAGATAGGCAAGGCGGATATCAAGTCAATGGGGAACCTTGTAAGGGAGCTTTACAAGCTTTCGCCGGGAGACGAGACGACTGTGACAGTGGACAGAAGCGGTAAAGCAGTAGAACTCAATGTAAAGCTATAG
- a CDS encoding MBL fold metallo-hydrolase, which translates to MGFNYASVASGSCGNCHYIGFEGTGILVDAGLSGKKVRENLESIELGMDGLKAILITHEHVDHIKGAGILSRKHDIPIYANARTWQEMGDKLGKVSPENIQVFETGRSFDIGSLRIKAFGIHHDAADPVGFCIDNGKKKLSIATDTGCICDEIRGQLHDSDLVVLESNHDVEMLKMGAYPYHLKRRILSSNGHLSNDDAALFCVELANEGVKRVLLAHLSRENNFPELAYETVVGTLKIKGIENISIDVLLRQQASRVYSI; encoded by the coding sequence ATGGGCTTTAATTATGCTTCTGTGGCAAGCGGCAGCTGCGGTAACTGCCACTACATAGGCTTTGAAGGGACTGGCATACTTGTGGACGCAGGGCTTTCAGGCAAGAAGGTCAGGGAGAACCTTGAAAGCATTGAATTGGGAATGGATGGTCTGAAAGCAATACTAATAACTCATGAACATGTCGACCATATTAAAGGGGCTGGAATACTATCCAGAAAGCATGATATACCCATATATGCCAATGCAAGAACCTGGCAGGAGATGGGTGACAAGCTCGGCAAGGTTTCGCCGGAGAACATACAGGTGTTTGAAACAGGCAGGAGCTTTGACATAGGAAGTCTCAGGATAAAGGCTTTTGGCATACATCACGATGCTGCCGATCCCGTGGGCTTTTGCATAGACAACGGCAAAAAAAAGCTCAGCATAGCAACAGACACTGGCTGCATATGCGATGAAATAAGAGGGCAATTGCATGACTCGGACCTTGTGGTACTCGAGTCCAACCATGACGTTGAAATGCTAAAGATGGGCGCTTATCCCTACCATCTGAAAAGAAGGATACTATCATCGAATGGCCACCTTTCGAATGACGATGCGGCTTTATTTTGCGTCGAGCTCGCCAACGAGGGCGTAAAAAGGGTATTGCTTGCACATCTTAGCAGGGAGAACAATTTTCCGGAGCTGGCATATGAAACTGTTGTTGGAACATTGAAAATCAAGGGTATAGAAAACATAAGCATAGATGTGCTGCTGCGCCAGCAGGCTTCAAGGGTGTACAGCATATAA
- a CDS encoding UDP-N-acetylglucosamine 1-carboxyvinyltransferase, translating to MGKFIIEGGSKLCGEVSIGGFKNAAVAILPACILASGKFKINNLPNISDIRMICKILSSMGADVEYDGKTAIIDTSGVTECFATYEMAKMLRASYYFLGAGLGRFNHAKVAYPGGCEIGTRPIDQHKKGFEALGAHVNLEHGIIEASAEKLIGQEVYMDIVSVGATMNIMLASVMAQGTTVIDNAAKEPHIVDLANFLNAMGAKIVGAGTDTIKIRGVERLNGCEYTVIPDQIEAGTFMAMAAATAGDVLVKDVIPIHMEPVSAKLREMGAEVIEYDDSIRVIGKEEMHAVNVKTLVYPGFPTDMQQPFTTLLLKAKGTSIVTETIFENRFGHVDELNRMGAGIMVENSTVIINGPQKLSGTSVKASDLRAGACLIIAGLMAQGVTEIEDIYHVERGYDDIAEKIRGIGGKISRIGEEDDDGL from the coding sequence ATGGGTAAATTTATAATAGAAGGCGGAAGCAAACTCTGCGGCGAGGTCAGCATAGGCGGATTCAAGAATGCAGCAGTTGCAATATTACCGGCGTGTATACTGGCAAGTGGCAAGTTCAAGATAAATAACCTTCCAAATATAAGCGACATAAGAATGATATGCAAAATACTCTCGAGCATGGGCGCCGATGTGGAATATGACGGAAAAACCGCAATAATAGACACATCAGGTGTGACTGAATGCTTTGCTACATATGAAATGGCTAAAATGCTAAGGGCGTCGTACTATTTTCTCGGCGCGGGGCTTGGCAGGTTTAATCATGCAAAGGTTGCATATCCGGGAGGCTGTGAAATAGGTACAAGACCTATAGACCAGCATAAAAAAGGTTTTGAGGCGCTTGGAGCGCACGTTAACCTCGAGCACGGCATAATAGAGGCATCAGCCGAAAAGCTCATAGGACAGGAAGTGTACATGGACATAGTGAGCGTAGGCGCCACAATGAACATAATGCTTGCCAGCGTAATGGCACAGGGAACTACTGTAATAGATAATGCTGCAAAGGAGCCGCACATAGTGGACCTGGCAAATTTCCTAAACGCCATGGGAGCAAAAATAGTCGGAGCAGGAACAGACACTATTAAGATAAGAGGAGTCGAGCGTCTGAACGGATGCGAATACACAGTGATTCCTGATCAGATAGAGGCAGGCACATTCATGGCAATGGCAGCTGCAACCGCGGGAGACGTGCTTGTAAAGGATGTAATACCTATACACATGGAACCTGTGAGCGCAAAGCTGCGAGAGATGGGAGCAGAAGTTATAGAATATGATGACAGCATAAGGGTCATAGGCAAGGAGGAAATGCACGCAGTCAATGTAAAGACGCTTGTATATCCGGGATTCCCAACTGACATGCAGCAGCCGTTCACAACTCTTTTGCTCAAGGCCAAAGGAACCTCAATAGTGACAGAGACCATATTTGAAAACAGGTTCGGGCATGTGGACGAGCTCAACAGAATGGGAGCTGGAATAATGGTCGAAAACTCGACTGTGATAATAAACGGACCCCAGAAGCTCTCAGGAACAAGCGTAAAGGCATCCGACCTGCGCGCAGGAGCATGCCTTATAATAGCGGGGCTCATGGCTCAGGGCGTTACAGAAATAGAAGACATATACCATGTTGAAAGAGGCTATGACGATATAGCAGAAAAGATAAGAGGCATAGGCGGAAAAATAAGCAGAATAGGCGAGGAAGACGACGATGGGCTTTAA
- the istB gene encoding IS21-like element helper ATPase IstB produces the protein MGEINVKAQSISLYCKQLKLPTFCDYENMIRQMDTNMSYEDFLLALLRVENDQRQENNRKRRIKAAKYPYLKTLDEFDTSRLKHVKEPFIFELSECDYIDKHQNIVMIGNPGTGKTHLAISLGLKACTLGYSVKFYNAASLATELVEASEYKRLAKLEKQLSKVDLLILDELSYLSFNRHQSDLLFKVISDRSEKGSIIITTNLEFSRWTELFDNPIMVAALVDRITFRSYVLNMNGDSYRKDSNSK, from the coding sequence ATGGGTGAAATAAACGTGAAGGCACAGTCTATTTCTCTTTACTGCAAGCAGCTCAAGCTCCCTACCTTTTGTGATTATGAAAATATGATCCGTCAGATGGACACCAATATGAGCTATGAGGATTTCCTCCTTGCGCTACTAAGAGTTGAGAACGACCAGCGTCAGGAAAATAATCGCAAAAGGCGGATCAAAGCTGCAAAGTATCCATATTTGAAGACTCTTGATGAATTTGATACAAGCCGGCTTAAACATGTAAAAGAACCTTTTATTTTTGAGTTGTCTGAGTGCGACTACATAGACAAACATCAAAACATTGTAATGATAGGGAATCCCGGAACAGGCAAGACGCATCTTGCAATAAGCCTTGGCTTGAAAGCCTGCACCCTCGGATATTCCGTCAAGTTTTATAACGCCGCATCACTTGCAACTGAATTGGTCGAGGCCAGCGAGTACAAAAGGCTGGCAAAGCTTGAAAAACAGCTGTCTAAAGTTGATCTGCTAATACTAGATGAACTCTCATACCTAAGCTTTAACAGGCATCAGTCAGATCTGCTTTTCAAGGTAATCTCTGATCGATCCGAAAAAGGCAGCATCATAATAACCACAAATCTTGAATTCTCAAGATGGACAGAGCTTTTCGATAATCCAATAATGGTCGCAGCCCTAGTTGACAGAATAACATTCCGCTCCTATGTATTAAACATGAATGGCGATTCTTATCGAAAGGACAGCAACAGCAAATAA